A window from Pongo abelii isolate AG06213 chromosome 6, NHGRI_mPonAbe1-v2.0_pri, whole genome shotgun sequence encodes these proteins:
- the LOC100457207 gene encoding general transcription factor II-I repeat domain-containing protein 2B isoform X3, whose translation MAQVAVSTLPVEEESSSESRMVVTFLVSALESMCKELAKSKAEVACIAVYETDVFVVGTERGCAFVNARTDFQKDFAKYCVAEGLREVKPPCPVNGMQVHSGETEILRKAVEDYFCFCYGKALGTTVMVPVPYEKMLRDQSAVVVQGLPEGVAFQHPENYDLATLKWILENKAGISFIINRPFLGPESQLGGPGMVTDAERSIVSPSESCGPINVKTEPMEDSGISLKAEAVSVKKESEDPNYYQYNMQGSHPSSTSNEVIEMELPMEDSTPLVPSEESNKDPEAEVKIEGNTNSSSVPNSAAGVEDLNIVQVTVPDNEKERLSSIEKIKQLREQVNDLFSRKFGEAIGVDFPVKVPYRKITFNPGCVVIDGMPPGVVFKAPGYLEISSMRRILEAAEFIKFTVIRPLPGLELSNVGKRKIDQEGRVFQEKWERAYFFVEVQNIPTCLICKQSMSVSKEYNLRRHYQTNHSKHYDQYTERMRDEKLHELKKGLRKYLLGSSDTDCPEQKQVFANPSPTQKSPVQPVEDLAGNLWEKLREKIRSFVSYSIAIDEITDINNTTQLAIFIRGVDENFDVSEELLDTVPMTGTKSGNEIFSRVEKSLKKFCIDWSKLVSVASTGTPAMVDASNGLVTKLQSRVATFCKGAELKSVCCIIHPESLCAQKLKMDHVMDVVVKSVNWICSRGLNHSEFTTLLYELDSQYGSLLYYTEIKWLSRGLVLKRFFESLEEIDSFMSSRGKPLPQLSSIDWIRDLAFLVDMTMHLNTLNISLQGHSQIVTQMYDLIRAFLAKLCLWETHLARNNLAHFPTLKSVSRNESDGLNYIPKIAELKTEFQKRLSDFKLYESELTLFSSPFSTKIDSVHEELQMEVIDLQCNTVLKTKYDKVGIPEFYKYLWGSYPKYKHHCAKILSMFGSTYICEQLFSIMKLSKTKYCSQLKDSQWDSVLHIAT comes from the exons tGTAAAGAACTGGCCAAGTCCAAGGCAGAAGTGGCCTGCATCGCAGTGTATGAAACAGATGTGTTTGTCGTCGGAACCGAGAGAGGATGCGCTTTTGTCAATGCCAGGACGGATTTTCAGAAAGATTTTGCAAAATACT GTGTTGCAGAGGGGCTGCGTGAGGTAAAACCTCCCTGCCCTGTGAATGGAATGCAGGTCCATTCGGGCGAAACGGAAATACTCAGGAAGGCAGTGGAGgactatttctgcttttgttatG GTAAAGCCTTAGGGACGACGGTGATGGTGCCTGTTCCCTATGAGAAGATGCTGCGAGACCAATCGGCTGTGGTAGTGCAGGGGCTTCCAGAAGGCGTTGCCTTTCAACACCCTGAGAATTACGACCTTGCAACCCTGAAATGGATTTTGGAGAACAAAGCAGGGATTTCATTCATCATAAATAG ACCCTTCCTAGGACCAGAGAGTCAGCTGG GTGGCCCTGGGATGGTAACAGATGCTGAGAGATCCATAGTATCACCAAGTGAAAG CTGCGGCCCCATCAATGTGAAAACTGAACCCATGGAAGATTCTG gcATTTCACTGAAAGCAGAAGCTGTCTCAGTCAAGAAAGAATCAGAAGATCCTAATTACTATCAATATAATATGCAAG gaagCCACCCTTCTTCCACAAGCAATGAAGTAATAGAAATGGAATTACCAATGGAAG attccACTCCGCTGGTCCCTTCAGAAGAATCAAATAAGGACCCTGAAGCTGAGGTGAAAATCGAAG GAAACACAAATTCATCCAGTGTTCCAAATTCTGCAGCAGGTGTTGAAGATCTTAACATCGTTCAAGTGACTGTTCCAG ataaCGAGAAGGAAAGATTATCAAGCATTGAAAAGATTAAACAGCTAAGAGAACAAGTTAATGACCTCTTTAGCCGAAAATTTG GTGAAGCAATTGGCGTGGATTTCCCTGTGAAAGTTCCCTACAGGAAGATCACATTCAACCCAGGCTGTGTGGTGATTGATGGCATGCCCCCGGGGGTGGTATTCAAGGCCCCCGGCTATCTGGAAATCAGTTCCATGAGGAGGATCTTGGAGGCAGCTGAGTTTATCAAATTCACAGTCATCAG GCCGCTTCCAGGGCTTGAGCTCAGTAATG TGGGAAAACGAAAGATAGACCAGGAGGGCCGTGTGTTTCAAGAAAAGTGGGAGAGAGCCTATTTCTTCGTGGAAGTACAGAATATTCCAACATGTCTCATATGCAAACAAAGCATGTCTGTGTCCAAAGAATATAACCTAAGACGCCACTATCAAACCAACCACAGCAAGCACTATGACCAGTATACGGAAAGAATGCGTGACGAGAAGCTTCACGAGCTGAAAAAAGGGCTCAGGAAGTATCTCTTAGGCTCGTCAGACACCGACTGTCCCGAGCAAAAACAAGTATTTGCAAACCCAAGTCCAACCCAGAAATCCCCCGTGCAGCCTGTAGAGGACCTGGCTGGGAACTTATGGGAGAAGTTACGTGAAAAAATCAGGTCTTTTGTGTCATATTCTATCGCAATCGATGAGATCACGGATATAAATAATACCACCCAGTTGGCGATATTTATCCGCGGCGTCGATGAGAACTTCGATGTGTCCGAAGAACTTCTGGACACGGTGCCCATGACGGGTACAAAATCTGGAAACGAGATCTTTTCGCGTGTTGAGAAGAGCCTGAAAAAGTTCTGTATCGACTGGTCGAAATTAGTAAGCGTGGCCTCCACTGGCACCCCAGCGATGGTGGATGCCAGTAACGGGCTTGTCACGAAACTGCAGTCCAGGGTGGCGACGTTCTGCAAGGGTGCGGAACTGAAGTCCGTCTGTTGTATAATTCATCCGGAATCACTCTGTGCTCAGAAGTTGAAGATGGACCACGTCATGGACGTGGTAGTGAAGTCCGTGAACTGGATATGCTCCCGGGGACTGAACCACAGTGAGTTCACAACCTTGCTCTATGAGCTGGACAGCCAATACGGTAGCCTCCTGTACTACACGGAGATTAAGTGGCTCAGTCGCGGGCTGGTGCTAAAGAGATTTTTCGAATCGTTGGAAGAAATCGACTCCTTCATGTCATCCAGAGGGAAACCCCTGCCTCAGCTGAGCTCCATAGATTGGATCCGAGACCTGGCCTTCTTGGTTGACATGACGATGCATCTGAACACTTTGAACATCTCTCTCCAAGGACACTCCCAAATCGTCACGCAGATGTATGACCTGATCCGGGCGTTCCTAGCAAAACTGTGCCTCTGGGAGACTCATTTGGCGAGGAATAATCTGGCCCACTTTCCCACCCTGAAATCGGTTTCCAGAAATGAAAGCGATGGCCTGAACTACATTCCCAAAATCGCGGAACTCAAGACTGAATTCCAGAAAAGGCTGTCTGATTTCAAACTCTACGAAAGCGAACTGACTCTGTTCAGCTCCCCGTTCTCCACGAAGATCGACAGTGTGCACGAGGAGCTCCAGATGGAGGTTATCGACCTGCAATGCAACACGGTCCTGAAGACGAAATACGACAAGGTGGGAATACCAGAATTCTACAAGTACCTCTGGGGTAGCTACCCGAAATACAAGCACCATTGCGCAAAGATTCTCTCCATGTTCGGGAGCACCTACATCTGCGAACAGCTGTTCTCCATTATGAAACTGAGCAAAACAAAATACTGCTCCCAGTTAAAGGATTCCCAGTGGGATTCTGTACTCCACATCGCAACGTGA
- the LOC100457207 gene encoding general transcription factor II-I repeat domain-containing protein 2B isoform X4, protein MAQVAVSTLPVEEESSSESRMVVTFLVSALESMCKELAKSKAEVACIAVYETDVFVVGTERGCAFVNARTDFQKDFAKYCVAEGLREVKPPCPVNGMQVHSGETEILRKAVEDYFCFCYGKALGTTVMVPVPYEKMLRDQSAVVVQGLPEGVAFQHPENYDLATLKWILENKAGISFIINRPFLGPESQLGGPGMVTDAERSIVSPSESCGPINVKTEPMEDSGISLKAEAVSVKKESEDPNYYQYNMQGSHPSSTSNEVIEMELPMEGNTNSSSVPNSAAGVEDLNIVQVTVPDNEKERLSSIEKIKQLREQVNDLFSRKFGEAIGVDFPVKVPYRKITFNPGCVVIDGMPPGVVFKAPGYLEISSMRRILEAAEFIKFTVIRPLPGLELSNVGKRKIDQEGRVFQEKWERAYFFVEVQNIPTCLICKQSMSVSKEYNLRRHYQTNHSKHYDQYTERMRDEKLHELKKGLRKYLLGSSDTDCPEQKQVFANPSPTQKSPVQPVEDLAGNLWEKLREKIRSFVSYSIAIDEITDINNTTQLAIFIRGVDENFDVSEELLDTVPMTGTKSGNEIFSRVEKSLKKFCIDWSKLVSVASTGTPAMVDASNGLVTKLQSRVATFCKGAELKSVCCIIHPESLCAQKLKMDHVMDVVVKSVNWICSRGLNHSEFTTLLYELDSQYGSLLYYTEIKWLSRGLVLKRFFESLEEIDSFMSSRGKPLPQLSSIDWIRDLAFLVDMTMHLNTLNISLQGHSQIVTQMYDLIRAFLAKLCLWETHLARNNLAHFPTLKSVSRNESDGLNYIPKIAELKTEFQKRLSDFKLYESELTLFSSPFSTKIDSVHEELQMEVIDLQCNTVLKTKYDKVGIPEFYKYLWGSYPKYKHHCAKILSMFGSTYICEQLFSIMKLSKTKYCSQLKDSQWDSVLHIAT, encoded by the exons tGTAAAGAACTGGCCAAGTCCAAGGCAGAAGTGGCCTGCATCGCAGTGTATGAAACAGATGTGTTTGTCGTCGGAACCGAGAGAGGATGCGCTTTTGTCAATGCCAGGACGGATTTTCAGAAAGATTTTGCAAAATACT GTGTTGCAGAGGGGCTGCGTGAGGTAAAACCTCCCTGCCCTGTGAATGGAATGCAGGTCCATTCGGGCGAAACGGAAATACTCAGGAAGGCAGTGGAGgactatttctgcttttgttatG GTAAAGCCTTAGGGACGACGGTGATGGTGCCTGTTCCCTATGAGAAGATGCTGCGAGACCAATCGGCTGTGGTAGTGCAGGGGCTTCCAGAAGGCGTTGCCTTTCAACACCCTGAGAATTACGACCTTGCAACCCTGAAATGGATTTTGGAGAACAAAGCAGGGATTTCATTCATCATAAATAG ACCCTTCCTAGGACCAGAGAGTCAGCTGG GTGGCCCTGGGATGGTAACAGATGCTGAGAGATCCATAGTATCACCAAGTGAAAG CTGCGGCCCCATCAATGTGAAAACTGAACCCATGGAAGATTCTG gcATTTCACTGAAAGCAGAAGCTGTCTCAGTCAAGAAAGAATCAGAAGATCCTAATTACTATCAATATAATATGCAAG gaagCCACCCTTCTTCCACAAGCAATGAAGTAATAGAAATGGAATTACCAATGGAAG GAAACACAAATTCATCCAGTGTTCCAAATTCTGCAGCAGGTGTTGAAGATCTTAACATCGTTCAAGTGACTGTTCCAG ataaCGAGAAGGAAAGATTATCAAGCATTGAAAAGATTAAACAGCTAAGAGAACAAGTTAATGACCTCTTTAGCCGAAAATTTG GTGAAGCAATTGGCGTGGATTTCCCTGTGAAAGTTCCCTACAGGAAGATCACATTCAACCCAGGCTGTGTGGTGATTGATGGCATGCCCCCGGGGGTGGTATTCAAGGCCCCCGGCTATCTGGAAATCAGTTCCATGAGGAGGATCTTGGAGGCAGCTGAGTTTATCAAATTCACAGTCATCAG GCCGCTTCCAGGGCTTGAGCTCAGTAATG TGGGAAAACGAAAGATAGACCAGGAGGGCCGTGTGTTTCAAGAAAAGTGGGAGAGAGCCTATTTCTTCGTGGAAGTACAGAATATTCCAACATGTCTCATATGCAAACAAAGCATGTCTGTGTCCAAAGAATATAACCTAAGACGCCACTATCAAACCAACCACAGCAAGCACTATGACCAGTATACGGAAAGAATGCGTGACGAGAAGCTTCACGAGCTGAAAAAAGGGCTCAGGAAGTATCTCTTAGGCTCGTCAGACACCGACTGTCCCGAGCAAAAACAAGTATTTGCAAACCCAAGTCCAACCCAGAAATCCCCCGTGCAGCCTGTAGAGGACCTGGCTGGGAACTTATGGGAGAAGTTACGTGAAAAAATCAGGTCTTTTGTGTCATATTCTATCGCAATCGATGAGATCACGGATATAAATAATACCACCCAGTTGGCGATATTTATCCGCGGCGTCGATGAGAACTTCGATGTGTCCGAAGAACTTCTGGACACGGTGCCCATGACGGGTACAAAATCTGGAAACGAGATCTTTTCGCGTGTTGAGAAGAGCCTGAAAAAGTTCTGTATCGACTGGTCGAAATTAGTAAGCGTGGCCTCCACTGGCACCCCAGCGATGGTGGATGCCAGTAACGGGCTTGTCACGAAACTGCAGTCCAGGGTGGCGACGTTCTGCAAGGGTGCGGAACTGAAGTCCGTCTGTTGTATAATTCATCCGGAATCACTCTGTGCTCAGAAGTTGAAGATGGACCACGTCATGGACGTGGTAGTGAAGTCCGTGAACTGGATATGCTCCCGGGGACTGAACCACAGTGAGTTCACAACCTTGCTCTATGAGCTGGACAGCCAATACGGTAGCCTCCTGTACTACACGGAGATTAAGTGGCTCAGTCGCGGGCTGGTGCTAAAGAGATTTTTCGAATCGTTGGAAGAAATCGACTCCTTCATGTCATCCAGAGGGAAACCCCTGCCTCAGCTGAGCTCCATAGATTGGATCCGAGACCTGGCCTTCTTGGTTGACATGACGATGCATCTGAACACTTTGAACATCTCTCTCCAAGGACACTCCCAAATCGTCACGCAGATGTATGACCTGATCCGGGCGTTCCTAGCAAAACTGTGCCTCTGGGAGACTCATTTGGCGAGGAATAATCTGGCCCACTTTCCCACCCTGAAATCGGTTTCCAGAAATGAAAGCGATGGCCTGAACTACATTCCCAAAATCGCGGAACTCAAGACTGAATTCCAGAAAAGGCTGTCTGATTTCAAACTCTACGAAAGCGAACTGACTCTGTTCAGCTCCCCGTTCTCCACGAAGATCGACAGTGTGCACGAGGAGCTCCAGATGGAGGTTATCGACCTGCAATGCAACACGGTCCTGAAGACGAAATACGACAAGGTGGGAATACCAGAATTCTACAAGTACCTCTGGGGTAGCTACCCGAAATACAAGCACCATTGCGCAAAGATTCTCTCCATGTTCGGGAGCACCTACATCTGCGAACAGCTGTTCTCCATTATGAAACTGAGCAAAACAAAATACTGCTCCCAGTTAAAGGATTCCCAGTGGGATTCTGTACTCCACATCGCAACGTGA
- the LOC100457207 gene encoding general transcription factor II-I repeat domain-containing protein 2B isoform X5: MAQVAVSTLPVEEESSSESRMVVTFLVSALESMCKELAKSKAEVACIAVYETDVFVVGTERGCAFVNARTDFQKDFAKYCVAEGLREVKPPCPVNGMQVHSGETEILRKAVEDYFCFCYGKALGTTVMVPVPYEKMLRDQSAVVVQGLPEGVAFQHPENYDLATLKWILENKAGISFIINRPFLGPESQLGGPGMVTDAERSIVSPSESCGPINVKTEPMEDSGSHPSSTSNEVIEMELPMEDSTPLVPSEESNKDPEAEVKIEGNTNSSSVPNSAAGVEDLNIVQVTVPDNEKERLSSIEKIKQLREQVNDLFSRKFGEAIGVDFPVKVPYRKITFNPGCVVIDGMPPGVVFKAPGYLEISSMRRILEAAEFIKFTVIRPLPGLELSNVGKRKIDQEGRVFQEKWERAYFFVEVQNIPTCLICKQSMSVSKEYNLRRHYQTNHSKHYDQYTERMRDEKLHELKKGLRKYLLGSSDTDCPEQKQVFANPSPTQKSPVQPVEDLAGNLWEKLREKIRSFVSYSIAIDEITDINNTTQLAIFIRGVDENFDVSEELLDTVPMTGTKSGNEIFSRVEKSLKKFCIDWSKLVSVASTGTPAMVDASNGLVTKLQSRVATFCKGAELKSVCCIIHPESLCAQKLKMDHVMDVVVKSVNWICSRGLNHSEFTTLLYELDSQYGSLLYYTEIKWLSRGLVLKRFFESLEEIDSFMSSRGKPLPQLSSIDWIRDLAFLVDMTMHLNTLNISLQGHSQIVTQMYDLIRAFLAKLCLWETHLARNNLAHFPTLKSVSRNESDGLNYIPKIAELKTEFQKRLSDFKLYESELTLFSSPFSTKIDSVHEELQMEVIDLQCNTVLKTKYDKVGIPEFYKYLWGSYPKYKHHCAKILSMFGSTYICEQLFSIMKLSKTKYCSQLKDSQWDSVLHIAT; this comes from the exons tGTAAAGAACTGGCCAAGTCCAAGGCAGAAGTGGCCTGCATCGCAGTGTATGAAACAGATGTGTTTGTCGTCGGAACCGAGAGAGGATGCGCTTTTGTCAATGCCAGGACGGATTTTCAGAAAGATTTTGCAAAATACT GTGTTGCAGAGGGGCTGCGTGAGGTAAAACCTCCCTGCCCTGTGAATGGAATGCAGGTCCATTCGGGCGAAACGGAAATACTCAGGAAGGCAGTGGAGgactatttctgcttttgttatG GTAAAGCCTTAGGGACGACGGTGATGGTGCCTGTTCCCTATGAGAAGATGCTGCGAGACCAATCGGCTGTGGTAGTGCAGGGGCTTCCAGAAGGCGTTGCCTTTCAACACCCTGAGAATTACGACCTTGCAACCCTGAAATGGATTTTGGAGAACAAAGCAGGGATTTCATTCATCATAAATAG ACCCTTCCTAGGACCAGAGAGTCAGCTGG GTGGCCCTGGGATGGTAACAGATGCTGAGAGATCCATAGTATCACCAAGTGAAAG CTGCGGCCCCATCAATGTGAAAACTGAACCCATGGAAGATTCTG gaagCCACCCTTCTTCCACAAGCAATGAAGTAATAGAAATGGAATTACCAATGGAAG attccACTCCGCTGGTCCCTTCAGAAGAATCAAATAAGGACCCTGAAGCTGAGGTGAAAATCGAAG GAAACACAAATTCATCCAGTGTTCCAAATTCTGCAGCAGGTGTTGAAGATCTTAACATCGTTCAAGTGACTGTTCCAG ataaCGAGAAGGAAAGATTATCAAGCATTGAAAAGATTAAACAGCTAAGAGAACAAGTTAATGACCTCTTTAGCCGAAAATTTG GTGAAGCAATTGGCGTGGATTTCCCTGTGAAAGTTCCCTACAGGAAGATCACATTCAACCCAGGCTGTGTGGTGATTGATGGCATGCCCCCGGGGGTGGTATTCAAGGCCCCCGGCTATCTGGAAATCAGTTCCATGAGGAGGATCTTGGAGGCAGCTGAGTTTATCAAATTCACAGTCATCAG GCCGCTTCCAGGGCTTGAGCTCAGTAATG TGGGAAAACGAAAGATAGACCAGGAGGGCCGTGTGTTTCAAGAAAAGTGGGAGAGAGCCTATTTCTTCGTGGAAGTACAGAATATTCCAACATGTCTCATATGCAAACAAAGCATGTCTGTGTCCAAAGAATATAACCTAAGACGCCACTATCAAACCAACCACAGCAAGCACTATGACCAGTATACGGAAAGAATGCGTGACGAGAAGCTTCACGAGCTGAAAAAAGGGCTCAGGAAGTATCTCTTAGGCTCGTCAGACACCGACTGTCCCGAGCAAAAACAAGTATTTGCAAACCCAAGTCCAACCCAGAAATCCCCCGTGCAGCCTGTAGAGGACCTGGCTGGGAACTTATGGGAGAAGTTACGTGAAAAAATCAGGTCTTTTGTGTCATATTCTATCGCAATCGATGAGATCACGGATATAAATAATACCACCCAGTTGGCGATATTTATCCGCGGCGTCGATGAGAACTTCGATGTGTCCGAAGAACTTCTGGACACGGTGCCCATGACGGGTACAAAATCTGGAAACGAGATCTTTTCGCGTGTTGAGAAGAGCCTGAAAAAGTTCTGTATCGACTGGTCGAAATTAGTAAGCGTGGCCTCCACTGGCACCCCAGCGATGGTGGATGCCAGTAACGGGCTTGTCACGAAACTGCAGTCCAGGGTGGCGACGTTCTGCAAGGGTGCGGAACTGAAGTCCGTCTGTTGTATAATTCATCCGGAATCACTCTGTGCTCAGAAGTTGAAGATGGACCACGTCATGGACGTGGTAGTGAAGTCCGTGAACTGGATATGCTCCCGGGGACTGAACCACAGTGAGTTCACAACCTTGCTCTATGAGCTGGACAGCCAATACGGTAGCCTCCTGTACTACACGGAGATTAAGTGGCTCAGTCGCGGGCTGGTGCTAAAGAGATTTTTCGAATCGTTGGAAGAAATCGACTCCTTCATGTCATCCAGAGGGAAACCCCTGCCTCAGCTGAGCTCCATAGATTGGATCCGAGACCTGGCCTTCTTGGTTGACATGACGATGCATCTGAACACTTTGAACATCTCTCTCCAAGGACACTCCCAAATCGTCACGCAGATGTATGACCTGATCCGGGCGTTCCTAGCAAAACTGTGCCTCTGGGAGACTCATTTGGCGAGGAATAATCTGGCCCACTTTCCCACCCTGAAATCGGTTTCCAGAAATGAAAGCGATGGCCTGAACTACATTCCCAAAATCGCGGAACTCAAGACTGAATTCCAGAAAAGGCTGTCTGATTTCAAACTCTACGAAAGCGAACTGACTCTGTTCAGCTCCCCGTTCTCCACGAAGATCGACAGTGTGCACGAGGAGCTCCAGATGGAGGTTATCGACCTGCAATGCAACACGGTCCTGAAGACGAAATACGACAAGGTGGGAATACCAGAATTCTACAAGTACCTCTGGGGTAGCTACCCGAAATACAAGCACCATTGCGCAAAGATTCTCTCCATGTTCGGGAGCACCTACATCTGCGAACAGCTGTTCTCCATTATGAAACTGAGCAAAACAAAATACTGCTCCCAGTTAAAGGATTCCCAGTGGGATTCTGTACTCCACATCGCAACGTGA
- the LOC100457207 gene encoding general transcription factor II-I repeat domain-containing protein 2B isoform X6: MAQVAVSTLPVEEESSSESRMVVTFLVSALESMCKELAKSKAEVACIAVYETDVFVVGTERGCAFVNARTDFQKDFAKYCVAEGLREVKPPCPVNGMQVHSGETEILRKAVEDYFCFCYGKALGTTVMVPVPYEKMLRDQSAVVVQGLPEGVAFQHPENYDLATLKWILENKAGISFIINRPFLGPESQLGGPGMVTDAERSIVSPSESCGPINVKTEPMEDSGSHPSSTSNEVIEMELPMEGNTNSSSVPNSAAGVEDLNIVQVTVPDNEKERLSSIEKIKQLREQVNDLFSRKFGEAIGVDFPVKVPYRKITFNPGCVVIDGMPPGVVFKAPGYLEISSMRRILEAAEFIKFTVIRPLPGLELSNVGKRKIDQEGRVFQEKWERAYFFVEVQNIPTCLICKQSMSVSKEYNLRRHYQTNHSKHYDQYTERMRDEKLHELKKGLRKYLLGSSDTDCPEQKQVFANPSPTQKSPVQPVEDLAGNLWEKLREKIRSFVSYSIAIDEITDINNTTQLAIFIRGVDENFDVSEELLDTVPMTGTKSGNEIFSRVEKSLKKFCIDWSKLVSVASTGTPAMVDASNGLVTKLQSRVATFCKGAELKSVCCIIHPESLCAQKLKMDHVMDVVVKSVNWICSRGLNHSEFTTLLYELDSQYGSLLYYTEIKWLSRGLVLKRFFESLEEIDSFMSSRGKPLPQLSSIDWIRDLAFLVDMTMHLNTLNISLQGHSQIVTQMYDLIRAFLAKLCLWETHLARNNLAHFPTLKSVSRNESDGLNYIPKIAELKTEFQKRLSDFKLYESELTLFSSPFSTKIDSVHEELQMEVIDLQCNTVLKTKYDKVGIPEFYKYLWGSYPKYKHHCAKILSMFGSTYICEQLFSIMKLSKTKYCSQLKDSQWDSVLHIAT, encoded by the exons tGTAAAGAACTGGCCAAGTCCAAGGCAGAAGTGGCCTGCATCGCAGTGTATGAAACAGATGTGTTTGTCGTCGGAACCGAGAGAGGATGCGCTTTTGTCAATGCCAGGACGGATTTTCAGAAAGATTTTGCAAAATACT GTGTTGCAGAGGGGCTGCGTGAGGTAAAACCTCCCTGCCCTGTGAATGGAATGCAGGTCCATTCGGGCGAAACGGAAATACTCAGGAAGGCAGTGGAGgactatttctgcttttgttatG GTAAAGCCTTAGGGACGACGGTGATGGTGCCTGTTCCCTATGAGAAGATGCTGCGAGACCAATCGGCTGTGGTAGTGCAGGGGCTTCCAGAAGGCGTTGCCTTTCAACACCCTGAGAATTACGACCTTGCAACCCTGAAATGGATTTTGGAGAACAAAGCAGGGATTTCATTCATCATAAATAG ACCCTTCCTAGGACCAGAGAGTCAGCTGG GTGGCCCTGGGATGGTAACAGATGCTGAGAGATCCATAGTATCACCAAGTGAAAG CTGCGGCCCCATCAATGTGAAAACTGAACCCATGGAAGATTCTG gaagCCACCCTTCTTCCACAAGCAATGAAGTAATAGAAATGGAATTACCAATGGAAG GAAACACAAATTCATCCAGTGTTCCAAATTCTGCAGCAGGTGTTGAAGATCTTAACATCGTTCAAGTGACTGTTCCAG ataaCGAGAAGGAAAGATTATCAAGCATTGAAAAGATTAAACAGCTAAGAGAACAAGTTAATGACCTCTTTAGCCGAAAATTTG GTGAAGCAATTGGCGTGGATTTCCCTGTGAAAGTTCCCTACAGGAAGATCACATTCAACCCAGGCTGTGTGGTGATTGATGGCATGCCCCCGGGGGTGGTATTCAAGGCCCCCGGCTATCTGGAAATCAGTTCCATGAGGAGGATCTTGGAGGCAGCTGAGTTTATCAAATTCACAGTCATCAG GCCGCTTCCAGGGCTTGAGCTCAGTAATG TGGGAAAACGAAAGATAGACCAGGAGGGCCGTGTGTTTCAAGAAAAGTGGGAGAGAGCCTATTTCTTCGTGGAAGTACAGAATATTCCAACATGTCTCATATGCAAACAAAGCATGTCTGTGTCCAAAGAATATAACCTAAGACGCCACTATCAAACCAACCACAGCAAGCACTATGACCAGTATACGGAAAGAATGCGTGACGAGAAGCTTCACGAGCTGAAAAAAGGGCTCAGGAAGTATCTCTTAGGCTCGTCAGACACCGACTGTCCCGAGCAAAAACAAGTATTTGCAAACCCAAGTCCAACCCAGAAATCCCCCGTGCAGCCTGTAGAGGACCTGGCTGGGAACTTATGGGAGAAGTTACGTGAAAAAATCAGGTCTTTTGTGTCATATTCTATCGCAATCGATGAGATCACGGATATAAATAATACCACCCAGTTGGCGATATTTATCCGCGGCGTCGATGAGAACTTCGATGTGTCCGAAGAACTTCTGGACACGGTGCCCATGACGGGTACAAAATCTGGAAACGAGATCTTTTCGCGTGTTGAGAAGAGCCTGAAAAAGTTCTGTATCGACTGGTCGAAATTAGTAAGCGTGGCCTCCACTGGCACCCCAGCGATGGTGGATGCCAGTAACGGGCTTGTCACGAAACTGCAGTCCAGGGTGGCGACGTTCTGCAAGGGTGCGGAACTGAAGTCCGTCTGTTGTATAATTCATCCGGAATCACTCTGTGCTCAGAAGTTGAAGATGGACCACGTCATGGACGTGGTAGTGAAGTCCGTGAACTGGATATGCTCCCGGGGACTGAACCACAGTGAGTTCACAACCTTGCTCTATGAGCTGGACAGCCAATACGGTAGCCTCCTGTACTACACGGAGATTAAGTGGCTCAGTCGCGGGCTGGTGCTAAAGAGATTTTTCGAATCGTTGGAAGAAATCGACTCCTTCATGTCATCCAGAGGGAAACCCCTGCCTCAGCTGAGCTCCATAGATTGGATCCGAGACCTGGCCTTCTTGGTTGACATGACGATGCATCTGAACACTTTGAACATCTCTCTCCAAGGACACTCCCAAATCGTCACGCAGATGTATGACCTGATCCGGGCGTTCCTAGCAAAACTGTGCCTCTGGGAGACTCATTTGGCGAGGAATAATCTGGCCCACTTTCCCACCCTGAAATCGGTTTCCAGAAATGAAAGCGATGGCCTGAACTACATTCCCAAAATCGCGGAACTCAAGACTGAATTCCAGAAAAGGCTGTCTGATTTCAAACTCTACGAAAGCGAACTGACTCTGTTCAGCTCCCCGTTCTCCACGAAGATCGACAGTGTGCACGAGGAGCTCCAGATGGAGGTTATCGACCTGCAATGCAACACGGTCCTGAAGACGAAATACGACAAGGTGGGAATACCAGAATTCTACAAGTACCTCTGGGGTAGCTACCCGAAATACAAGCACCATTGCGCAAAGATTCTCTCCATGTTCGGGAGCACCTACATCTGCGAACAGCTGTTCTCCATTATGAAACTGAGCAAAACAAAATACTGCTCCCAGTTAAAGGATTCCCAGTGGGATTCTGTACTCCACATCGCAACGTGA